One region of Triticum aestivum cultivar Chinese Spring chromosome 6B, IWGSC CS RefSeq v2.1, whole genome shotgun sequence genomic DNA includes:
- the LOC123133194 gene encoding uncharacterized protein isoform X2: MRTEVIKADTIDAAVERILNELGKDTRRSNNKENAIYFDGWNGLGASAVLQAVAKRLAISSELLARSPGLEFEKIIHIDCSKWESRRAVQKKIAEQLKLTDKVMEMFDKQDEEDDFNGLDQCSRGEIAQVFTEIYQTIENRRFLVILHNGGNEKIDIFNFGLSLYGYANSKILWTFRGRFRLDPKVIDIVKNSTTTHVLLSASRDGRDRHELWSYLVRQEAAQVSYNMHGDGVIIDSTIAGECVLYMLKQYCIGSPVVDYD; the protein is encoded by the coding sequence GTTATCAAGGCGGACACCATTGATGCTGCCGTTGAAAGGATTCTCAATGAGCTTGGGAAAGACACTAGAAGAAGCAACAACAAAGAGaatgccatctactttgatggcTGGAACGGACTCGGGGCATCTGCCGTCCTGCAAGCCGTAGCCAAACGCCTCGCCATATCAAGTGAGCTGCTGGCGAGGTCTCCAGGGCTGGAGTTTGAGAAAATCATCCACATTGATTGCTCAAAGTGGGAGAGTAGAAGAGCAGTGCAGAAGAAAATCGCAGAGCAGCTGAAGCTTACTgataaggtgatggagatgtttgaCAAACAAGATGAGGAGGATGATTTCAACGGGTTAGACCAGTGCTCCCGTGGTGAGATAGCACAAGTTTTCACAGAGATATATCAAACCATAGAGAATCGCAGATTCCTGGTGATCCTGCATAATGGAGGCAACGAGAAGATTGATATATTCAATTTTGGCCTTTCTCTATATGGATATGCCAATAGCAAGATCCTGTGGACTTTTCGAGGGAGGTTTCGGCTTGACCCCAAGGTGATAGACATTGTGAAAAACAGCACGACAACACATGTTCTTCTTTCAGCTTCAAGAGATGGGCGCGATAGGCACGAGCTTTGGTCTTATCTAGTGCGTCAGGAGGCTGCACAAGTTTCCTACAATATGCATGGCGATGGTGTCATTATTGATTCAACAATTGCTGGCGAGTGTGTCTTGTATATGCTGAAACAATACTGCATCGGTTCTCCCGTTGTTGACTACGACTAG
- the LOC123133194 gene encoding uncharacterized protein isoform X1, whose product MPYWISTTTCGFILSPSGAIADNMFQHSHRLRVLELSRCTFSFSSPPFLCCHSLRFLWLEHCEDLLARTSTADHHQRDAAKELDNSTMALWECFKSLWVLDLRYTHWGQILSAQMMDLMTQLRELNVMGAKNWDMSHLRGRLRNIRKLRVMKSTCCFNDHVLSEMESMELLDFSENNIIQGMTNLSGPARNNSIKTITIGGCDGLKVVTFRHCKELKNLFLKGSLGSLDKLELSGTRVKTLNLLGVEARSLPKQIILLGCEELRAILWPWSMTKKGLPKVLHIDTTSPSATAYRGEAPLVHPHVDLSLHQQKEDNFMGRWRICLTDARLLRFLGPVESF is encoded by the coding sequence ATGCCATACTGGATTTCAAcaacaacatgtggatttatactGAGTCCTTCTGGTGCTATTGCCGACAACATGTTTCAACACTCGCACAGGCTCAGGGTCCTCGAGCTCTCAAGGTGTACCTTTAGTTTCTCATCGCCTCCATTCCTCTGTTGCCACAGCCTGAGATTCCTGTGGCTTGAGCACTGTGAAGACCTCCTAGCGAGAACAAGCACTGCAGATCATCACCAAAGAGATGCAGCAAAGGAGTTAGACAACAGCACCATGGCATTGTGGGAATGCTTCAAAAGCTTGTGGGTACTTGACTTGCGTTACACGCATTGGGGTCAGATCTTGTCTGCACAGATGATGGATCTCATGACCCAACTCAGGGAGTTAAACGTGATGGGAGCCAAGAACTGGGACATGAGCCATCTGCGGGGACGACTGCGCAACATTCGGAAGCTTCGTGTAATGAAATCCACCTGTTGCTTCAATGACCATGTGTTATCAGAAATGGAAAGCATGGAGCTACTAGATTTTTCGGAAAATAACATCATACAAGGAATGACAAACTTATCAGGGCCAGCAAGAAACAATAGCATCAAGACTATCACTATTGGTGGATGTGATGGGTTAAAAGTTGTCACTTTTAGGCACTGCAAAGAATTGAAGAACCTGTTCTTGAAAGGATCTTTAGGGAGTCTCGATAAGCTGGAACTCTCAGGCACAAGAGTGAAAACCCTCAACCTGTTAGGAGTGGAAGCCAGATCACTCCCCAAGCAGATAATCCTGCTAGGCTGCGAGGAGCTCCGTGCAATATTATGGCCATGGAGTATGACAAAGAAAGGGCTGCCGAAAGTGCTGCACATTGACACCACATCTCCATCAGCAACAGCTTACAGAGGGGAGGCACCACTTGTGCATCCACATGTTGATTTATCCCTCCACCAGCAGAAAGAAGACAATTTTATGGGTAGATGGCGGATTTGTCTCACAGATGCAAGGCTCCTTAGGTTCCTCGGTCCCGTAGAAAGTTTTTAA